TAATTTTATGCTAAGAGTATGCTtaatggctggtgttgtggtgtgatgggttaagctgcacttggggtgcctgcatttaACACGGGAGTGCTTGTTCgaattccagctactctgcttccaattcagcatcctgctaatgctccttggaagacagcagataatgggccctgacacccatgtgggagacccagacagaatttTGAACCCTTAACTTCATTCTGGTCcactcctggctattgtgggcatttggggagtgaaccaggagatggaagattctctctctccctctccctctccctgtctttgtgtgtgtgtgtgtgtgtgtgtgtgtgtgtgtgtgtttctctattactctttcaaataaatagtcttgtttcttaaaaaataagattatttgttTGGAAAGTGTATGCTTAGTTTTACAAGAAACTGCCTTCCAAAGTagttgtaccattttgcattcacACCAGTAATGAATGAAGGTTTCTGTTGCTCCATGTGCTTTACAAGCATGTGATGTCATCAGTGTTCTGGATTTAGGCCGTTCTAAAGGCACATAACAGTATCTCActgtttaatttgcttttccttaATGACATATAATGTGTAGCATCTTTTTGTGTCATTATTGGCCATCTTAAATGTTCTTTGGTGAGATGTCTGCTAAAGCCTTTGGCCCATTTTATAAtgagttatttgttttcttgttgagttttaagaattccttttatattttggatGTCTTTTATCAGATATCTATTTTGCAAATATATCTACTGTTCTGTGGCTTATCCTCTTGTTCTATTAGCAATGCCTTTTGTAGAGCATTTTTAATCTGAATGAAGTCCAGCTtatcaattctttctttcatgaaTCATGACTTTGATGTGATACTTAAGAAGTCACGACCAAATCCAAGGTCGTCTAGATTTTCTCTTATGTTATCCTTTAGGAGTTTATAGCTTTGTATTTTCCACTTAGATATGAGatgtattttcattcatttttgtgaTGGGTATAAGGTCTACATCTAGATTCTTTTTATTGCATGTGAATATCCACTTGCTTCAgtgccatttattgaaaagactgttttTGATCCTTTGTAGTGCTATGCTCCTTTGTCAAAAGGAGTTGACTATATACATTTGGGTCTATTTATAATTTCTCCAGTCTATTCTTTGGATCGTTTTGTGCAACATTTCTCCATTACCACACTGTTCTGATAACTGTAAATTCATAGTCTTTCTTTAAGTCAGATAGTATCAGTCATCCAACTTTGTTCAATGTTGTTTTGGCCATATTGAGTCTTTAATAAGAACATTAGAATCATACaaacattaaatattatataaacattaaaaCCAGTAATGAAAttatacaaaaatgtttaaagatagAAAAAGACTGAAGAAAACACTGGAACAAATAACAAGAATAACAGATATAAAATAGCACATATATGGTAATAATTATTCAACTACATCAATAGTCATTTTGACTATCAGTTGTCTAAATTCACCAATTAAAGAATATTGTCAGAATGGATCAAAAAACAAGACCTAATTATACGTTGTCTTCAAGAAGCCCATTTTAAATATAACAACACATATAGATTAAAAGATCTTCAGAGCAAGGAAAGTGATTCAGGTTAAAAGGGAgcattacataatgataaaggAGTCACTTCTCCAGGAAGATACAATAATCTCTAATAACAGTGCATAAAAGTCTAtgatgcaggggctggcactgtggcacagtgggttaaagccctggcctgaagcaccaacatcccttatgggcaccagttctagtcccggctgctccacttccaatccagctctctgctatggcctgggaaaacagtagaagatggcccaagcaccattttaatttgatgaagagttgaatgttttattttctttcaatttcagaTATGGATATGATGAAGATCAACCAGACAGTTCTGCAGGAATTCATTCTTGTtggcttttcaaatcaataaaataaatcttaaaaaaaaaaaaatacgtaaTGTACTAAGGAGCACTGCTTCTAAAACAAGAGATTCCTTCATGCTATTATCAATGGGGatagtccttgggcctctgcacccacgtgggagacccagaagaggcttctggctcctggctctggatcagcacagctcctgccattgcagccatctggggagtgaacccatggatggaagacctctctctctgtctctacctctctctgtaactttgtctttcaaataaataaaataaatcttaaaaaggtatATGATCCTTTCGGCCGGAGCCGCCATCTTCCAGTAATTCGCCAAGATGACgaacacaaagggaaagaggCGAGGTACCCTGTACATGTTCTCCAGGCCTATCAGAAAACATGGAGTTGTTCCTTTGGCCACATACATGCGCATTTACAAGAAAGGTGACATTGTGGACATCAAGGGAATGGGTACTGTTCAAAAAGGAATGCCCCATAAATGTTACCATGGAAAAACTGGAAGAGTCTACAATGTTACCCAGCATGCTGTTGGCATTGTTGTAAACAAACAAGCGAAGGGCAAGATTCTTGCCAAGAGAATAAATGTGCGTATTGAACACATTAAGCACTCTAAGAGCCGAGATAGCTTCTTGAAACGtgtgaaggaaaatgatcagaaaaagaaggaagccaaagagaagggtacctgggttcaactaaAGCATCAGCCTGCTCCACCCAGGGAAGCCCGCTTTGtcagaaccaatggaaaggagccTGAGTTGCTGGAACCCATTCCTTATGAATTCATGGCATGATAaatgtaagataaataaataagacctaattgaaatggaaggggagagggagtgggagaggggagtgttgtgggtgggagggaagatatggcggggggggagctattgtaatccataagttgtactttggaaatttatgttcattaaataaaataaaatataaaaaagacctaattgaaaaaaaaggtatatgatacaaaaacagatagaaCTGTAAGAAGAAATTGAATAGACTTTATTCGATTTAGcaggcatttttttcttcctccacaTGGAAGGCTAGAACCAGCTGGAGTTGGGTATTTCTCTTCTGCCAGGTCTGCTAAGCTCTGATAAAATTCCTATAGGTTAGGCTCGAATTAAATGGTTTCTCCCAATGGCAGACCCTGTGGAGAAGAGAAGAGCTCTCagacatctttttaaaacattcctagggggccagcgctgtggcgtaacaggttaagctgccgcctgcagtgccggcagcccatatgggcacctgtttgagacccagctgctctgcttctgatccagctctctgctgtggcctgggagagcactagaagatggtccaagtcattgggcctctgcacctgtgtgggagacccggaagaagctcatggctcctggcttcagatcagtacatctccagccgttgcagccaattggggagtgaaccagcagatggaagacctctctctctctctctctctctctctctctctctgactctccttctctctgtgtgtaactctgactttcaagtagataaataaatctttttttaaaaaattccttgttTGTTGCCCAAGCTGGAAGCACAGGAGGCTTTTTCTCCTAGTTAGTATGAAAGCCTGGTCAAGTTCCTGGAGACAAAACTCACAAAACTGTTGGGCTCCCCAAAACTGGGTTCCCCtggagtttgtttgtttgtttttttttaatctctcaggTTAGTGCATGCTGAGCCTTCAGCAGCTACAGTTCACTTCTCCCTATCCTGTAGGGGTCCCTGCTTGGGTCAGTTATGATCCTATCTCTCCAATTTTGGTGCAGGCAGTTTGAAAAGGTTTTGATTTTAGTTTGTTCTGTTTCCTATTTGTTGTAAGGACAAAGTGGGACCTTTGAAAGCTTCTAATAATCCCTGGACTCAAAATTGGAAGGTTCCATGTTTGATTTATTTGCATCTCTAGACTATTTgtgctgctataataaaatatttgaaaatatttgagacAAGGTCCTGTATAGGgaacagaaatatatttcttacACTTCTAGAAGCTGTGAAGTTGAAGATCAAAGTGCTAGAACCTGCTGAGGACCGCTGTCTGCCTGCAAGATGTTGCCTTGAATGCTGTATCTGCTGCAGGGGGAAAACACTGTTCTCACACTGCCGaagggcagaggagagggagcCCCTCATTCACAAGCTCTTTACATAAAGGCAATAGTCCATTCATGAATCAATGTATTCCCCCATGAACTGAACACCTCCCAAAAGGCCTTGCTTCCCAATGCTGTGCAATGGGCAAGGGGCAGGGGTCAAGCCTCCAGCATATGAATTCTGGGAGACATATTCAGACCAAAGCAGTATAAAAATGTGCTTTCTGCcaaatcttcaaataaatttatcacATTAGAATAAAGTACTACAATAGATAGTGACTTCATATATTCTTGTCAGTGCTGTGCTATTACCAGCTTCTACCAGAAGCTTAATGAATGTCTAGTAATGTAGTAAGCCTATTATGAAGCCATTGATAACATGAAATTGACCCTGGTTGCAGCATTGATGCTGTAAGAATTAGCAAGTGCTACAATCTAGGCATGCTTTCTCCAGAGCCTAGTGTAAGACATTTTTCCATGCACCAGTGCCCTAGAATACCTCACATATTCACAGATGTGAGAACCACAAGTAGCAGATAGAGAATTGTCTGTCAGAATTCCCTCCACTTCTCTCTACTTCCAAAACATCTCTGTGGTTGTTCACTCACCCATTCTCGAAATTCTATCTTAATCTTTAATCTTTGCTCCCcttttttgttcctttctttctacACTTAAGTAGATATCAGTCTCCCCcgtttaaaagaaaattcttcttTCACATGACTACTCCCTcaaaaaaggaataagaaaacaACTATATTCTCCTAGACtattaaaacaaagcaaacaaacatacttgggccagcattgtgatacagcaggttaggctgcttcttcggatgcccacatcccacactgcagtgcctggaatcaagtcccGTCTCCACCCActcatgatccagctccctgctaatgtgtgccctgggaggaagcagatgattgCTTACGTGCTTGAATCTTTGCCACTGGAGTggcagacctagatggagttcctgactcttagcttcagctgttgtgggcatttggggagtgaacaaccagatggaaaattctctctttcttcctctctctctctgacttccaagattaaaaaaaaaatcaataataaactaaaaattacaaagggatgggcatttggcatagcaactaagataccgcttgggatgcccatgtctcatgCTGAATCActtgagttcaagttctgctcctaatttcagattcctgctaatgcacaccctaggaaagGGCAGGTTACTgcttaagtagttggatccctgctgaGACACAATAGAAACAGGACTCACAAAGTCAAGTTTCCCAATCAGGCATACTAGATATGTATCCATCTCCCACATCAACATTTATCCATCTCTGACCACAGGTTGTCCCACTCAGATCCAGACAAATAAGAAGGAAGTTGTGTCCACACTCTAACAGAAATACACCTTCTATAGACCTCTCACCCATGCACAGAATAGCCCAGTACAACTGACTTTTGACCTTCCTGGAGAGAAAATGGTGAGCAACTGCCATTTTGAGCATATCAGATTCAAAAGAAATAACCACACCTGTGCAGTACACGAAGCTGAGTGCAAACCTAAGTGCTTTGTGCAGAGGGGGAGGAGCTAGGAAGTGTGGCCACCCCTCCCCAACCCAACAAAAGTTCCTGTCAACTCCCACTGGAGAGTCAGTTGGTGGAAACTCTTCTTATCCTGCTGTCTTGTTTGTACTCAAGAGTAGGTCTCCAGCAAATATGTCTGCACTGAATGTTGGCCCCTTGTTAATTTCTGTTTCCAAGTAAGTCAAAGACCCTGGAGTCAGTGTCATATTCCTGGTGACCATGAAGGGACTTACAAAAGGAGAAACATCTCTCCTTTGGGAAAGTCTAGGTTCAGCAGGACTGAGGGACAGAATACCCTTGTGATGGGTCAGTGGCCACCTCAACCTCTGCTTTAACATTTCCATGATTCGTGAGtgctcctctgccctccctggaTCCCCATTCTTTTGCACCAGATGTTCAGCTTTGTCTTTTCTCTCTACTTGCTTTTATCTTTTACCTTTCTAATCCCTCTGGTTCAGTTCTTTGGTTCcacttttgctttcttgtttGAGCTGTCTTACTAGCCATCTGTGAGAGACAGGTTGCAACAACGGGATTTCTAAATGGAACAGGTTGCACATCTTCACCAACTTTGGTTATTGGTTTGACCCATCTTAATAGACACCCATAtgtgggccggtgctgtagcgcagcaggttaacgccctggcctgaagtgccagcatcccatatgggcaccagttctagtcctggctgctcctcttctgatctagctctctgttgtggcctgggatagtagtggaaggtggcccaaatccttgggtccctgcatccacgtggaaggcccggaagatgctcctggctcctggcttcggatcagcacagctccggcagttgcggccatctggtgtgtgaaccagtggatggaagacctctctctctgtctctacctctctttgtaactctgcctttcaagtaaataaaataaa
Above is a genomic segment from Oryctolagus cuniculus chromosome 6, mOryCun1.1, whole genome shotgun sequence containing:
- the LOC100337881 gene encoding large ribosomal subunit protein eL21-like; protein product: MTNTKGKRRGTLYMFSRPIRKHGVVPLATYMRIYKKGDIVDIKGMGTVQKGMPHKCYHGKTGRVYNVTQHAVGIVVNKQAKGKILAKRINVRIEHIKHSKSRDSFLKRVKENDQKKKEAKEKGTWVQLKHQPAPPREARFVRTNGKEPELLEPIPYEFMA